A stretch of the Sphingosinithalassobacter tenebrarum genome encodes the following:
- the lptB gene encoding LPS export ABC transporter ATP-binding protein has product MNEVASLEHPVADPAPEPDRGLAVVSIAKAYDKRVVLTDVSLSVARGEVVGLLGPNGAGKTTCFYSVMGLVKPDSGRIMLDNEDITSLPMYRRAILGLGYLPQETSIFRGLSVENNILAVLELAEPDKEARQKRLETLLDEFGLTRLRDSPAMALSGGERRRAEIARALAADPSIMLLDEPFAGIDPISIADIRDLVIDLKGRDIGVLITDHNVRETLDIVDRAYIIYDGRVLFAGSPSELVADANVRRLYLGEGFSL; this is encoded by the coding sequence ATGAACGAAGTTGCATCGCTCGAACATCCGGTCGCCGACCCCGCGCCCGAGCCCGATCGCGGGCTCGCCGTGGTGTCGATCGCCAAGGCCTATGACAAGCGAGTGGTGCTGACCGACGTGTCGCTGTCGGTCGCGCGCGGCGAAGTCGTCGGGCTGCTCGGCCCCAATGGCGCCGGCAAGACGACCTGCTTCTATTCGGTGATGGGACTGGTGAAGCCCGATTCGGGCCGCATCATGCTCGATAACGAGGATATCACCTCGCTTCCGATGTATCGCCGGGCGATCCTGGGACTGGGCTATCTGCCGCAGGAAACTTCGATCTTCCGCGGCCTTTCGGTCGAAAACAACATTCTCGCCGTGCTCGAACTGGCCGAGCCCGACAAGGAAGCGCGGCAGAAGCGGCTCGAAACCCTGCTCGATGAATTCGGGCTCACCCGGCTGCGCGATTCGCCGGCGATGGCGCTTTCGGGCGGCGAGCGCCGCCGCGCGGAGATCGCCCGCGCACTGGCCGCCGATCCGTCGATCATGCTGCTCGACGAACCCTTTGCGGGCATCGATCCGATTTCGATCGCCGACATTCGCGATCTGGTGATCGACCTCAAGGGCCGCGATATCGGCGTGCTGATCACCGACCATAATGTCCGCGAAACGCTCGACATCGTCGATCGCGCCTACATCATCTATGACGGCCGCGTGCTGTTCGCCGGATCGCCGTCAGAACTTGTCGCCGACGCCAATGTGCGGCGGCTGTATCTCGGCGAGGGATTCTCGCTCTGA
- a CDS encoding ribonuclease D produces MSVFFHEEDLPEGVFAPGTSLAVDTETMGLITPRDRLCLVQISDGGGDEHLVRFGPESDYAAPNLRAVLADPARLKLYHFARFDLAAIEHYLGVTAAPVYCTKIASRLIRTYTDRHGLKELVRELLGEEISKQQQSSDWGAPEITEAQRDYAASDVRFLHAMKTELDKRLVREGRMELAQSCFDFLPARARLDLAGWPEVDIFAHA; encoded by the coding sequence ATGAGCGTATTTTTTCACGAAGAAGATTTGCCCGAAGGCGTGTTCGCACCGGGCACCTCGCTGGCCGTCGATACCGAGACGATGGGCCTGATCACGCCGCGCGACCGGCTGTGCCTCGTCCAGATCTCCGATGGCGGCGGCGACGAGCATCTCGTCCGCTTCGGACCCGAAAGCGATTATGCCGCGCCCAATCTGCGCGCGGTGCTTGCCGATCCGGCCCGGCTCAAACTTTATCATTTCGCGCGCTTCGATCTTGCCGCAATCGAACATTATCTGGGTGTCACCGCAGCGCCGGTCTATTGCACCAAGATCGCCTCGCGGCTGATCCGCACCTACACCGACCGGCACGGCCTGAAGGAGCTGGTGCGCGAGCTGCTCGGCGAGGAAATCTCCAAGCAGCAGCAATCCTCCGACTGGGGTGCACCCGAAATCACCGAGGCGCAGCGCGACTATGCCGCATCCGACGTGCGCTTCCTTCACGCGATGAAGACGGAACTCGACAAGCGGCTCGTGCGTGAAGGACGTATGGAACTCGCCCAGTCCTGTTTCGATTTCCTCCCCGCCCGCGCGCGGCTCGATCTTGCCGGATGGCCGGAGGTCGATATCTTCGCGCATGCATGA
- a CDS encoding LptA/OstA family protein has translation MNRALPLLPLLLALASCMPADAQTRHDTDAPIDFNAQNIQLDDRANRVVLSGDVQIRQAEMALNAARVTVSYSGNVLDGVPQANRLDASGGVTFSRPDQRARAQYAVYDINRRVVTMIGGVTLRQGGNTVQGGRLSIDLDTGRATIDGSGVGGTSGENGRVSGRFSVPGRDDE, from the coding sequence ATGAACCGGGCGCTTCCCCTATTGCCGCTATTGCTGGCGCTGGCATCCTGCATGCCCGCCGACGCGCAGACGCGCCACGACACCGACGCACCAATCGATTTCAACGCGCAGAATATCCAGCTCGACGATCGCGCCAATCGCGTCGTGCTGTCGGGCGACGTGCAGATCCGCCAGGCGGAAATGGCCCTCAACGCGGCACGCGTCACGGTCAGCTATTCGGGCAATGTGCTCGACGGCGTACCGCAGGCCAATCGCCTCGATGCCTCGGGCGGCGTTACTTTTTCGCGCCCGGATCAGCGCGCACGGGCGCAATATGCCGTCTATGACATCAATCGCCGCGTCGTCACGATGATCGGCGGCGTCACGCTGCGCCAGGGCGGCAACACCGTTCAGGGCGGACGGCTGTCGATCGATCTCGATACCGGGCGCGCGACGATCGACGGATCGGGCGTAGGCGGCACATCGGGCGAGAACGGCCGTGTTTCGGGACGATTCTCTGTTCCCGGGCGCGACGACGAATAA
- a CDS encoding TerC family protein, with protein MDALLALLASPAAWAALVTLIVMEVVLGIDNLIFISILSNKLPEGQRQKARRVGILLALGLRLALLSTIAWLTQLTAPVFDLGLSAVDETGHTTFDTAFSLRDLILIAGGLFLVWKATTEIHHNVDADESGEALDKKGHVAISFGSAIVQILLLDMVFSIDSILTAVGMTDELPIMVVAVIFAVGVMLFAADPLANFIHSNPTVVMLALGFLLMIGVVLIADGFGVHVPKGYIYTAMAFSAGVEILNILARQSRARKRQGEGDSAAH; from the coding sequence ATGGACGCATTGCTCGCGCTGTTGGCCAGCCCCGCCGCCTGGGCCGCTCTTGTCACGCTGATCGTGATGGAGGTGGTGCTCGGCATCGACAATCTGATCTTCATTTCGATTCTGTCGAACAAATTGCCCGAGGGGCAGCGGCAGAAGGCGCGTCGAGTCGGCATCCTGCTCGCGCTGGGCCTGCGACTCGCGCTGTTGTCCACGATCGCCTGGCTGACGCAGCTCACTGCGCCGGTGTTCGATCTCGGCCTTTCGGCAGTCGACGAGACCGGCCACACGACATTCGATACCGCCTTTTCGCTGCGCGATCTGATATTGATTGCGGGCGGCCTGTTCCTCGTCTGGAAGGCGACGACCGAAATCCACCACAATGTCGATGCTGACGAATCGGGCGAGGCGCTCGACAAGAAGGGGCATGTCGCGATCAGCTTCGGATCCGCGATCGTCCAGATTCTGCTGCTCGACATGGTATTCTCGATCGATTCGATTCTCACTGCCGTCGGCATGACCGACGAATTGCCGATCATGGTGGTCGCAGTGATTTTCGCCGTGGGGGTGATGCTGTTCGCGGCCGATCCGCTCGCGAACTTCATTCACAGCAATCCCACAGTGGTTATGCTGGCGCTCGGCTTTTTGCTGATGATCGGCGTGGTGCTGATCGCCGACGGCTTCGGCGTACATGTGCCGAAAGGCTATATCTACACTGCGATGGCCTTTTCGGCGGGCGTCGAGATCCTCAACATCCTCGCCCGCCAGTCGCGCGCGCGCAAACGGCAGGGCGAAGGCGATTCGGCCGCGCACTGA
- the rpoN gene encoding RNA polymerase factor sigma-54: MSLAPRLDLRQSQSLVMTPQLQQAIKLLALSNLEIEAFIAEEVERNPLLDNGSSEEGGEPENAADAEPLRDGPADSDELLMTGAGSGEAGLDVDFETESFHHDSAADSIGGLDGGLAAGGTAGGGMSEDGPDFENITSDSIALADHLTAQAGTALSGPELFIAQHLIDQIDEAGYLSVPLLDIANRLGVPLGQVEEVLEVIQSFDPTGVGARNLAECLALQAKEADRYDPCMERLIDNLDLVARGDRARLKRICGVDDEDLSDMIRELRNYDPKPGCRYGGDPVPAVTPDVFVARRGEGWAIEINSATLPRLLVNRTYYAELSGPAKQDKASRAWLSDCLASANWLVKALDQRQRTIIKVATEIVKQQEAFFLKGVAHLKPMTLRQVADAIEMHESTVSRVTSNKYLSCARGLFELKYFFTSAIQSSDGGDAVSAEAVKSAIRALIAVENPKKILSDDTLVEMLRAQGFDIARRTVAKYREAMGIGSSVQRRRQKALEGVN; the protein is encoded by the coding sequence ATGAGTCTCGCGCCGCGCCTCGACCTGCGCCAGTCGCAGTCCTTGGTGATGACGCCGCAGCTTCAGCAGGCGATCAAGCTGCTGGCGCTTTCCAATCTCGAAATCGAGGCCTTCATCGCCGAGGAGGTCGAGCGCAATCCGCTGCTCGACAATGGCAGCAGCGAAGAGGGCGGCGAACCCGAGAACGCAGCCGACGCGGAGCCCCTGCGCGACGGCCCGGCCGACAGCGACGAATTGCTGATGACCGGCGCGGGATCGGGCGAGGCGGGCCTCGATGTCGATTTCGAGACCGAAAGCTTCCATCACGACAGCGCGGCCGACAGCATCGGCGGGCTTGACGGCGGTCTGGCCGCGGGCGGCACGGCCGGCGGTGGCATGTCCGAGGACGGACCCGATTTCGAGAACATCACGTCCGACAGCATCGCGCTGGCCGACCATCTGACGGCGCAGGCGGGCACTGCGCTATCCGGCCCCGAGCTGTTCATCGCCCAGCATCTGATCGACCAGATCGACGAAGCGGGCTATCTCTCGGTTCCGCTGCTCGATATCGCCAATCGGCTCGGCGTGCCGCTGGGACAGGTCGAGGAAGTGCTGGAAGTCATTCAGAGCTTCGATCCCACCGGAGTCGGCGCGCGCAATCTCGCCGAATGCCTCGCGCTGCAGGCGAAGGAAGCCGATCGCTACGATCCCTGCATGGAACGGCTGATCGACAATCTCGATCTGGTCGCACGCGGCGATCGCGCCCGGCTGAAACGCATCTGCGGCGTCGACGACGAGGATCTGTCGGACATGATCCGCGAATTGCGCAATTACGACCCCAAGCCGGGCTGCCGTTACGGCGGTGACCCCGTGCCTGCAGTGACGCCTGACGTCTTCGTCGCGCGGCGCGGCGAGGGCTGGGCGATCGAGATTAATTCGGCGACGCTGCCGCGCCTGCTGGTCAATCGCACCTATTATGCCGAGCTTTCCGGCCCCGCCAAACAGGACAAGGCCTCGCGCGCCTGGCTTTCCGATTGCCTCGCCAGCGCCAACTGGCTGGTCAAGGCGCTCGACCAGCGCCAGCGCACGATCATCAAGGTCGCGACCGAGATCGTGAAGCAGCAGGAAGCCTTTTTCCTGAAGGGCGTCGCGCATCTCAAGCCGATGACGCTGCGCCAGGTGGCCGATGCGATCGAAATGCACGAATCGACGGTCAGCCGGGTGACCAGCAACAAATATCTCAGCTGCGCGCGCGGTCTGTTCGAACTCAAATATTTCTTCACCTCCGCCATCCAGTCCTCAGATGGCGGCGACGCGGTTTCGGCAGAGGCAGTGAAGAGCGCGATCAGGGCACTGATCGCAGTGGAGAATCCCAAGAAAATCCTTTCCGACGATACACTTGTCGAAATGCTGCGCGCGCAGGGCTTCGACATTGCCCGCCGCACCGTCGCCAAATATCGCGAGGCGATGGGCATTGGCAGTTCGGTCCAGCGGCGCCGGCAAAAGGCCCTGGAAGGCGTGAACTGA
- a CDS encoding cold-shock protein, whose protein sequence is MGFDKGRRGERGGRGRDKRDGFGDESFGGFDSGFSDRGGGFGGGGFGDRGGGGGGFRGGGGGFGGGGGGGFRGGGGGGFGGGGGGGRGMPPQVVGEATGVVKFFNGQKGFGFIVRDDGGEDVFVHISAVEQAGLAGLAEGQPLGFTLVDRGGRISATDLKIDGEPMPVEDRGPPPAGGAPRGGPQRQLTGEKATGTVKFFNAMKGFGFIQRDDGQPDAFVHISAVERAGMPTLNEGDRLEFELEVDRRGKYAAVNLQPMQ, encoded by the coding sequence ATGGGTTTCGATAAAGGACGCCGCGGCGAGCGCGGCGGGCGTGGCAGGGACAAGCGCGACGGTTTCGGCGACGAAAGTTTCGGCGGATTTGATTCTGGCTTCAGCGATCGCGGCGGCGGCTTCGGCGGTGGCGGCTTTGGTGACCGCGGCGGCGGAGGCGGTGGCTTCCGCGGCGGTGGTGGCGGCTTCGGCGGCGGCGGAGGCGGTGGCTTCCGCGGTGGCGGCGGAGGCGGCTTCGGCGGCGGCGGCGGCGGTGGTCGCGGCATGCCGCCCCAGGTGGTCGGCGAAGCAACCGGCGTCGTAAAATTCTTCAATGGCCAGAAGGGCTTCGGCTTCATCGTTCGCGATGACGGCGGCGAGGATGTGTTCGTGCACATCTCCGCAGTCGAGCAGGCGGGCCTTGCCGGTCTGGCCGAAGGCCAGCCGCTGGGCTTCACCCTCGTCGATCGCGGCGGCCGGATTTCGGCCACCGATCTCAAGATCGACGGCGAGCCGATGCCGGTCGAGGATCGCGGCCCGCCGCCCGCAGGTGGTGCACCGCGGGGTGGCCCGCAGCGTCAGCTGACTGGCGAAAAGGCGACCGGAACGGTCAAGTTCTTCAATGCGATGAAGGGCTTCGGCTTCATCCAGCGCGACGATGGCCAGCCCGATGCATTCGTGCATATCTCGGCGGTCGAGCGGGCCGGCATGCCGACGCTCAACGAAGGCGACCGACTCGAATTCGAACTCGAAGTCGATCGTCGCGGCAAATATGCGGCGGTGAACCTGCAGCCGATGCAGTAA
- the lptC gene encoding LPS export ABC transporter periplasmic protein LptC, with protein MSQDARRLRRERRQWAHPGSNHDRLVKGALAVLPIGIGVLAAFLVMSPVFLGGDVSFILDKNRVDVASERLRIESATYRGQDSRGRPFTLNAGSAVQQSSAEPVVRLQDLSARIELEDGPAEIRADSGRYRMDTQQVSIDGPVAVKTADGYNLETHDATIDLKTRTLESGGAVSGSTPMGSFSADKLSADLEGHTVSLSGNAHLRIAPNRANRQQ; from the coding sequence ATGTCGCAGGACGCTAGACGACTGCGCCGCGAACGGCGGCAATGGGCGCATCCGGGCAGCAATCACGACCGGCTGGTAAAGGGCGCGCTCGCGGTGCTGCCGATCGGTATCGGCGTGCTTGCGGCGTTTCTGGTGATGTCGCCGGTATTCCTGGGCGGTGACGTCAGCTTCATTCTGGACAAGAACCGAGTCGACGTCGCCAGCGAGCGGCTGCGAATCGAATCCGCGACCTATCGCGGGCAGGATTCGCGCGGCCGCCCCTTCACGCTCAACGCCGGCTCGGCTGTGCAGCAAAGCTCGGCCGAACCGGTGGTGCGGCTTCAGGATCTCTCCGCACGGATCGAACTGGAAGACGGCCCCGCCGAGATTCGCGCCGATTCGGGCCGGTACCGGATGGATACGCAGCAGGTTTCGATCGACGGCCCCGTCGCAGTGAAGACCGCCGACGGCTACAATCTGGAAACGCATGACGCGACGATCGACCTCAAGACTCGCACGCTCGAAAGCGGAGGCGCAGTGAGCGGATCGACGCCGATGGGTAGTTTCAGCGCGGACAAGCTCTCCGCCGACCTTGAAGGCCATACCGTCTCGCTCAGCGGAAATGCGCACTTGCGGATCGCTCCCAACCGGGCGAATAGGCAGCAATGA
- a CDS encoding ligase-associated DNA damage response exonuclease has protein sequence MALGDWIEPRAEGIYIPAADAWVDPSRPVPRALVTHGHADHARGGHGQVHATPGTLAIMGVRYGDQAGVPVAYGETLRMGEVDVTFLPAGHVLGSAQILLEHRGERVIVSGDYKRRPDPTCAPFQPAPCDVFITEATFGLPVFRHPETHDELDKLLARLRAEPERCVLLGAYALGKAQRVIAELRAMGYDDPIYIHGALQRLCDLYVEQGVDLGDLRPATGEAKEELRGRLILAPPSALNDRWSRRLPDPVTAMASGWMRVRQRARQRNVELPIILSDHADWDELTDTIREIAPREVWVTHGREDALVHWCGLHQIRARALDLAGYEDEDD, from the coding sequence ATGGCATTGGGAGACTGGATCGAGCCGCGCGCCGAAGGGATTTACATCCCCGCCGCCGATGCATGGGTCGATCCTTCGCGCCCGGTGCCGCGCGCGCTGGTGACGCATGGCCATGCCGATCACGCGCGCGGCGGGCATGGGCAGGTGCATGCCACGCCCGGGACGCTGGCGATCATGGGCGTGCGCTACGGCGATCAGGCGGGCGTGCCGGTGGCCTATGGCGAAACACTGCGGATGGGGGAGGTGGACGTTACCTTCCTTCCTGCGGGCCATGTGCTGGGATCAGCGCAGATATTGCTCGAACATCGCGGCGAGCGCGTGATCGTCTCGGGCGACTACAAGCGCCGCCCCGATCCCACCTGCGCGCCGTTTCAGCCGGCGCCGTGCGACGTGTTCATCACCGAAGCGACCTTCGGTCTGCCGGTATTCCGACATCCCGAAACGCATGACGAACTGGACAAACTGCTCGCGCGATTACGCGCCGAGCCCGAACGCTGCGTGCTGCTCGGCGCCTACGCGCTCGGCAAGGCGCAGCGGGTGATCGCCGAACTGCGCGCGATGGGGTATGACGATCCTATCTATATTCACGGCGCGCTCCAGCGCCTGTGCGACCTCTATGTCGAACAGGGCGTCGATCTGGGCGATCTGCGCCCGGCGACCGGCGAGGCGAAAGAGGAATTGCGGGGACGCCTCATCCTCGCCCCGCCCTCGGCGCTCAATGATCGCTGGTCGCGGCGGCTGCCCGATCCGGTGACGGCGATGGCATCGGGCTGGATGCGGGTGCGCCAGCGCGCGCGGCAACGCAATGTCGAACTTCCGATCATCCTGTCCGATCATGCCGACTGGGACGAACTGACCGACACGATCCGCGAAATCGCCCCGCGCGAGGTGTGGGTGACACATGGCCGCGAGGATGCGCTGGTGCATTGGTGCGGGCTGCATCAGATTCGCGCACGGGCGCTCGACCTTGCCGGGTATGAAGACGAGGACGACTGA
- a CDS encoding cisplatin damage response ATP-dependent DNA ligase, translating into MRAFADLLDSLVFTRSRNAKLRRIGDYLKSTPDPDRGWAMAALTGAIDLPAVKPALIRTLATERTDPVLFALSRDFVGDTAETVALLWPAATHGEGRGLPPSLTQVVERLASLSRADAPGVLVDMLDRLDAAERYALLKLATGGLRVGISARLAKTALAQAFGLDIDAVEEVWHGLAPPYDALFAWAEGRADQPRSDALPVFRPFMLAHPLETSEIDLADYAAEWKWDGIRVQIVHVDGETRLYSRAGDDISAAFPEIAESFATSGVVDGELLVKGEAQGGAAGGAASFNALQQRLGRKKVSARMLRELPAFVRLYDILFDAREDLRPLRWDQRRARLEDFMARLDPDRFDISPLIEAQDFAALEAIREDARSAAIEGVMLKRRDGPYIAGRRAGLWYKWKRDPLTADCVLMYAQRGSGKRSSFYSDYSFGVWGEDGSLLPVGKAYFGFTDDELQWLDRFVRQHTVNRFGPVREVEKTLVLEVAFDSIHESKRHKSGLAMRFPRISRIRSDKPADEADTIAGLRKLVT; encoded by the coding sequence ATGCGCGCCTTTGCCGACTTACTCGATTCGCTGGTCTTCACGCGTTCGCGCAACGCCAAGCTGCGCCGCATCGGCGACTATCTGAAATCCACTCCCGACCCCGACCGGGGCTGGGCGATGGCGGCGCTGACCGGCGCGATCGACCTGCCGGCAGTGAAACCGGCACTGATTCGCACGCTGGCGACCGAGCGAACCGACCCGGTCCTGTTCGCGCTCAGCCGCGATTTCGTCGGCGATACCGCAGAAACCGTCGCGCTGCTCTGGCCCGCCGCAACGCACGGCGAAGGGCGCGGCCTGCCGCCTTCGCTGACTCAGGTGGTCGAGCGACTGGCGTCGCTGTCGCGTGCCGATGCCCCCGGGGTACTCGTCGACATGCTCGACCGGCTGGATGCCGCGGAGCGTTATGCGCTGCTCAAGCTGGCGACCGGCGGGCTGCGGGTGGGAATATCCGCGCGGCTGGCCAAGACCGCACTGGCGCAAGCATTCGGGCTTGATATCGATGCGGTCGAGGAAGTGTGGCACGGGCTTGCCCCGCCCTATGACGCGCTGTTCGCCTGGGCCGAAGGGCGCGCGGATCAGCCCCGTTCCGACGCCTTGCCGGTATTCCGTCCGTTCATGCTCGCCCATCCGCTCGAAACCTCCGAAATCGACCTGGCCGATTACGCCGCCGAGTGGAAATGGGACGGAATCCGTGTCCAGATCGTCCATGTCGATGGCGAAACCCGGCTTTACAGCCGCGCGGGCGACGATATCTCAGCCGCTTTCCCCGAAATCGCCGAAAGTTTCGCCACGTCGGGCGTCGTCGACGGCGAATTGCTGGTGAAGGGCGAAGCGCAGGGGGGCGCGGCGGGCGGCGCGGCGAGTTTCAATGCGCTCCAGCAGCGACTTGGGCGCAAGAAGGTGTCGGCAAGGATGTTGCGGGAGTTGCCCGCCTTTGTCCGGCTCTACGACATATTGTTCGATGCGCGCGAGGATCTGCGGCCATTGCGCTGGGACCAGCGGCGGGCCCGGCTCGAGGATTTCATGGCGCGACTCGATCCCGATCGATTCGATATCTCGCCGCTGATCGAAGCGCAGGACTTCGCCGCGCTCGAAGCGATTCGCGAAGATGCGCGCAGCGCGGCGATCGAAGGCGTGATGCTCAAACGACGCGATGGTCCATATATCGCGGGCCGCCGGGCGGGGCTCTGGTATAAATGGAAGCGCGATCCGCTGACCGCCGATTGCGTGTTGATGTATGCCCAGCGGGGCAGCGGAAAGCGTTCGAGCTTTTATTCGGACTATAGTTTCGGCGTCTGGGGCGAGGACGGGTCGCTGCTACCGGTCGGCAAGGCATATTTCGGTTTCACCGACGACGAGTTGCAGTGGCTCGATCGCTTCGTCCGGCAGCACACGGTCAATCGTTTCGGACCGGTGCGCGAGGTTGAAAAGACGCTGGTTCTGGAAGTGGCGTTCGATTCGATCCACGAATCGAAGCGCCACAAATCGGGACTGGCGATGCGCTTCCCGCGAATCAGCCGCATCCGCAGCGACAAGCCCGCCGACGAAGCCGATACAATCGCGGGATTGCGCAAGCTGGTCACCTGA
- a CDS encoding chloride channel protein, with translation MRRRLRVLWRRRAQPEAAAQMRMMRRRIATVAGAILLGIVALIFAEVADSAHDLFLSLAGSWPWLPVVLTPAIFAAVVYATRRWAEEAAGSGIPQVIAAGRTSDKALANRMLSVVTAGKKLVLTVAMLLGGGSVGREGPTVQVSAAIMVWIHRLLRVPITAGVLIAGGAAGVAAAFNTPLAGVAFAIEELAAAYEQRIAVLVMGAVMIAGLVSLGIAGDYVYFGEMGGTLPLHVVLMAAPVAGVVGGALGGLFSRVVLRFSRTTTGVFGLSHRRPVLFAAACGLIVAVIGIATGGSTWGTGYATTRELVEGGDASLWFGPAKLLTTLATMLSGAPGGIFAPSLAVGAGIGNFLKELFPNDSAGAIILLGMAAYFVGVIRAPFTAVIILSETTASRGMILPMFATALIAEAVSALVCRERLYSALARGFLAKSEPPVELKH, from the coding sequence ATGCGGCGGCGGCTGCGCGTGTTGTGGCGCAGGCGCGCACAGCCGGAGGCGGCTGCGCAGATGCGCATGATGCGCCGTCGAATCGCGACCGTGGCGGGCGCGATCCTGCTCGGCATCGTCGCGCTGATCTTCGCCGAGGTCGCCGACAGCGCGCATGACCTGTTCCTCTCGCTTGCGGGAAGCTGGCCCTGGCTGCCGGTCGTCCTGACGCCCGCCATCTTCGCCGCCGTGGTCTACGCCACGCGCCGCTGGGCAGAAGAGGCGGCGGGCTCCGGCATTCCGCAAGTGATCGCGGCGGGACGGACATCGGACAAGGCGCTGGCGAACCGGATGCTTTCGGTGGTGACAGCCGGCAAGAAGCTGGTGCTGACGGTCGCGATGCTGCTGGGCGGCGGATCGGTGGGCCGCGAAGGCCCGACGGTGCAGGTGAGCGCGGCGATCATGGTGTGGATTCACAGGCTGCTCCGCGTGCCGATCACTGCCGGCGTGCTGATCGCGGGCGGCGCGGCGGGCGTCGCGGCGGCGTTCAATACGCCGCTCGCCGGAGTCGCCTTCGCGATCGAGGAACTGGCCGCCGCCTATGAACAGCGAATCGCCGTGCTGGTGATGGGCGCGGTGATGATTGCCGGCCTGGTCAGCCTCGGCATCGCCGGCGACTATGTCTATTTCGGCGAAATGGGCGGCACGCTGCCGCTGCATGTGGTGCTGATGGCAGCGCCGGTTGCCGGTGTGGTCGGCGGCGCGCTCGGCGGGCTGTTCTCGCGCGTTGTGCTGCGCTTCAGCCGTACGACCACGGGCGTTTTCGGACTCTCGCACCGCCGCCCGGTGCTGTTTGCGGCGGCATGCGGCCTGATCGTCGCGGTGATCGGCATCGCCACCGGCGGCTCCACCTGGGGCACCGGCTATGCAACGACCCGCGAGCTGGTCGAAGGCGGCGATGCCTCGCTCTGGTTCGGTCCGGCCAAGCTGTTGACGACGCTTGCAACGATGCTGAGCGGTGCCCCCGGCGGCATTTTCGCGCCGTCGCTCGCGGTCGGTGCCGGCATCGGCAATTTCCTGAAAGAGCTGTTTCCCAATGATTCGGCCGGCGCGATCATCCTGCTCGGCATGGCGGCCTATTTCGTCGGCGTGATTCGCGCGCCGTTTACCGCCGTCATCATTCTGTCGGAGACCACGGCCAGCCGCGGCATGATCCTGCCGATGTTCGCCACCGCGCTGATCGCCGAGGCAGTGAGCGCGCTGGTCTGTCGCGAGCGGCTTTATTCGGCGCTCGCGCGCGGTTTCCTTGCCAAATCGGAGCCGCCGGTCGAGCTCAAGCACTGA